A stretch of the Takifugu flavidus isolate HTHZ2018 chromosome 1, ASM371156v2, whole genome shotgun sequence genome encodes the following:
- the pgap1 gene encoding GPI inositol-deacylase isoform X2, which yields MKIATLALYGFAVVLLAVGLRELLTGFEENRCSMTYMFEYPEYRRVALPRRVARLYPAYGLYLYGEGLYAQETRALKLAGAPVLFLPGNAGSYKQARSLGSVALRKAESMEGGLHFNVFTVDFNEELVALYGGSLLKQTHFLHESIKAILRLYKHLRTPPQSVVVVGHSMGGVVARALYTLPRFNPNLVSLIITQASPHLAPVLSFDPYLLDFYSAVRQRWVNQANKLRNVTVLSIGGGYRDYLVRSGLTSLPCSPKDPNKLSLVATAVPRTWVSTDHLSIVWCKELVLATVRAFFDLIDPETRQFTDNPEARLSVLTHHFIRNPVRMLGDAQDQPVSIVDSPETWSEVNTLRLAYSTPKEGQAKYFLFALSSRRRAYSHFYCRSSDLEMSGWVFGCMHKNGSSCAHAVDLSLGTELLSPYKVLVLTLADLAAVTHLVVSASNLNGKQFTVECEWQRRASQTLTLPVTHVLSSGLTVSEATVPSSGLLHTIRLLHFHQVYQAFRITVASQCKAQKERLPNVYVMTVPWFREDSSTTVGVPSLTEISGMLHTSRSDNSSDVLLQLHTAPNCQYRVSVRTSLPRVLGQILRFYGAVVPVYTAVTLLLACGGQLSSILESGVAPMSRAVGKGLQPHKISLTVYILHFLLSCSWFQEIWSLFHLPVIDVLPPTTPDLTFNQDAAPPETWRHIVSPLLYVFGAAVAYWGSALLRVAIRLFSLTLAPLHRPSVSRDCGTLRPRTQLLFVLGLAVIGGTSCSALAMFTVFLLHLS from the exons ATGAAAATCGCCACTTTGGCCCTTTACGGCTTCGCTGTCGTGCTTCTGGCGGTCGGCCTCCGGGAGCTGCTGACCGGGTTCGAGGAGAACAGATGCAGTATGACCTACATGTTCGAATACCCGGAGTATCGG CGTGTCGCCCTGCCTCGTCGTGTGGCCAGACTGTACCCTGCATATGGGCTCTACCTCTATGGAGAGGGCCTGTACGCCCAGGAGACCAGAGCCCTGAAACTAGCCGGGGCCCCGGTGCTCTTCCTGCCAGGAAATGCAGGCAGCTACAAACAAG CTCGCTCCCTGGGCTCAGTGGCCTTGAGGAAGGCCGAAAGCATGGAGGGCGGACTCCACTTCAACGTCTTCACTGTGGACTTCAACGAAGAGCTGGTGGCTCTTTACGGCGGCAGTTTGCTCAAGCAGACCCACTTCCTGCACGAGAGCATTAAGGCCATCCTGAGGCTCTACAAG CACCTGAGGACCCCCCCTCAGAGTGTGGTGGTGGTCGGCCACTCCATGGGAGGAGTGGTGGCCCGAGCTCTGTACACGTTACCTCGCTTCAACCCCAACCTGGTCAGCCTGATCATCACCCAGGCCTCCCCCCATCTGGCCCCTGTGCTGTCCTTTGACCCGTACCTGCTGG ATTTCTATTCAGCAGTGAGACAGAGGTGGGTGAACCAGGCCAATAAGCTCAGGAATGTCACAGTTCTGTCCATCGGGGGTGGTTACCGCGACTACCTGGTTCGCTCTGGCCTGACATCTCTGCCTTGTTCCCCCAAAGACCCCAACAAGTTGTCACTCGTG GCAACTGCAGTGCCCAGGACCTGGGTGTCCACGGACCATCTGTCCATTGTTTG GTGCAAAGAACTAGTTCTTGCTACTGTCAGGGCCTTCTTTGACCTCATCGATCCTGAAaccagacag TTTACAGATAATCCAGAGGCCAGACTGTCTGTGCTGACTCATCACTTCATCAGAAATCCTGTCAGGATGTTGGGAGACGCACAAGATCAGCCCGTCTCCATCGTAG ATTCCCCTGAAACATGGAGCGAAGTCAACACGCTGCGTCTGGCGTACAGCACGCCGAAG GAAGGGCAGGCGaagtacttcctgtttgctctgtCCAGTCGCAGGAGAGCCTACAGCCATTTCTACTGCCGCAGCAGCGACctg GAGATGAGCGGCTGGGTGTTTGGCTGCATGCACAAGAACGGTTCTTCATG TGCCCATGCGGTGGATCTCTCCCTGGGGACTGAGCTTCTGTCGCCGTACAAG GTCCTGGTCCTGACTCTGGCTGACCTGGCAGCCGTCACTCATCTGGTTGTTTCTGCCTCAAACCTCAACGGCAAACAG TTCACGGTGGAGTGCGAGTGGCAGAGACGAGCGTCCCAGACTCTGACTCTGCCGGTGACGCATGTCCTGTCCTCGG GTTTGACTGTGAGTGAGGCGACCGTCCCCTCCTCTGGACTGCTACACACCATCAGGCTGCTGCACTTCCACCAG GTCTACCAAGCCTTCAGGATCACTGTTGCCAGCCAGTGTAAAGCTCAGAAAG AAAGACTTCCTAACGTGTACGTCATGACTGTGCCCTGGTTTCGGGAGGACTCTTCCACCACGGTCGG CGTGCCCTCGCTGACCGAGATCTCAGGGATGCTCCACACCAGTCGTTCAGACAACAGCTCCgacgtcctcctgcagctccacacgGCCCCCAACTGCCAGTACAGG GTCTCTGTGAGGACTTCATTACCCAGAGTTCTGGGACAG ATTCTGAGGTTTTACGGTGCCGTTGTGCCAGTGTACACAGCTGTGACTCTCCTCCTGGCCTGTGGGGGGCAGTTGTCCTCCATCTTGGAGTCTGGAGTCGCACCAATGAGCCGGGCGGTGGGAAAAGGCCTGCAGCCCCACAAAATCAGCCTGACTGTTTATATTCTGCACTTCCTGCTCAG CTGTAGCTGGTTTCAAGAGATCTGGTCACTTTTCCACCTGCCCGTCATCGACGTCCTTCCTCCGACCACCCCGGATTTGACATTCAACCAGGACGCGGCGCCTCCCGAGACGTGGCGTCACATCGTGTCGCCGCTGCTCTACGTCTTTGGCGCAGCGGTGGCGTATTGGGGCAGCGCTCTCCTGCGCGTGGCCATACGACTGTTCTCGCTAACGTTAGCGCCCCTCCACAG GCCGTCCGTCTCCAGAGACTGCGGTACTCTGCGACCACGGACGCAGCTCCTCTTCGTTCTGGGTCTGGCTGTCATCGGGGGGACGTCCTGCTCCGCGTTAGCCATGTTCACCgtcttcctgctccacct GTCCTGA
- the pgap1 gene encoding GPI inositol-deacylase isoform X1, with the protein MKIATLALYGFAVVLLAVGLRELLTGFEENRCSMTYMFEYPEYRRVALPRRVARLYPAYGLYLYGEGLYAQETRALKLAGAPVLFLPGNAGSYKQARSLGSVALRKAESMEGGLHFNVFTVDFNEELVALYGGSLLKQTHFLHESIKAILRLYKHLRTPPQSVVVVGHSMGGVVARALYTLPRFNPNLVSLIITQASPHLAPVLSFDPYLLDFYSAVRQRWVNQANKLRNVTVLSIGGGYRDYLVRSGLTSLPCSPKDPNKLSLVATAVPRTWVSTDHLSIVWCKELVLATVRAFFDLIDPETRQFTDNPEARLSVLTHHFIRNPVRMLGDAQDQPVSIVDSPETWSEVNTLRLAYSTPKEGQAKYFLFALSSRRRAYSHFYCRSSDLEMSGWVFGCMHKNGSSCAHAVDLSLGTELLSPYKVLVLTLADLAAVTHLVVSASNLNGKQFTVECEWQRRASQTLTLPVTHVLSSGLTVSEATVPSSGLLHTIRLLHFHQVYQAFRITVASQCKAQKERLPNVYVMTVPWFREDSSTTVGVPSLTEISGMLHTSRSDNSSDVLLQLHTAPNCQYRVSVRTSLPRVLGQILRFYGAVVPVYTAVTLLLACGGQLSSILESGVAPMSRAVGKGLQPHKISLTVYILHFLLSCSWFQEIWSLFHLPVIDVLPPTTPDLTFNQDAAPPETWRHIVSPLLYVFGAAVAYWGSALLRVAIRLFSLTLAPLHRPSVSRDCGTLRPRTQLLFVLGLAVIGGTSCSALAMFTVFLLHLYRVLRLQMTERSLSHMLNLAPQKHKEAGNGTVGRRSEECNGAPLLSECSLQDVRDDLQLHLCLSALFTLPLVLNAPSLIHWSRNLRYSRQLDPDPCWPHIVPLIIVYMLLINGNTFKLRNSKLLPLASRLPLPLAVAVATFCPLHLYRITYFLLAALAPLALCGLL; encoded by the exons ATGAAAATCGCCACTTTGGCCCTTTACGGCTTCGCTGTCGTGCTTCTGGCGGTCGGCCTCCGGGAGCTGCTGACCGGGTTCGAGGAGAACAGATGCAGTATGACCTACATGTTCGAATACCCGGAGTATCGG CGTGTCGCCCTGCCTCGTCGTGTGGCCAGACTGTACCCTGCATATGGGCTCTACCTCTATGGAGAGGGCCTGTACGCCCAGGAGACCAGAGCCCTGAAACTAGCCGGGGCCCCGGTGCTCTTCCTGCCAGGAAATGCAGGCAGCTACAAACAAG CTCGCTCCCTGGGCTCAGTGGCCTTGAGGAAGGCCGAAAGCATGGAGGGCGGACTCCACTTCAACGTCTTCACTGTGGACTTCAACGAAGAGCTGGTGGCTCTTTACGGCGGCAGTTTGCTCAAGCAGACCCACTTCCTGCACGAGAGCATTAAGGCCATCCTGAGGCTCTACAAG CACCTGAGGACCCCCCCTCAGAGTGTGGTGGTGGTCGGCCACTCCATGGGAGGAGTGGTGGCCCGAGCTCTGTACACGTTACCTCGCTTCAACCCCAACCTGGTCAGCCTGATCATCACCCAGGCCTCCCCCCATCTGGCCCCTGTGCTGTCCTTTGACCCGTACCTGCTGG ATTTCTATTCAGCAGTGAGACAGAGGTGGGTGAACCAGGCCAATAAGCTCAGGAATGTCACAGTTCTGTCCATCGGGGGTGGTTACCGCGACTACCTGGTTCGCTCTGGCCTGACATCTCTGCCTTGTTCCCCCAAAGACCCCAACAAGTTGTCACTCGTG GCAACTGCAGTGCCCAGGACCTGGGTGTCCACGGACCATCTGTCCATTGTTTG GTGCAAAGAACTAGTTCTTGCTACTGTCAGGGCCTTCTTTGACCTCATCGATCCTGAAaccagacag TTTACAGATAATCCAGAGGCCAGACTGTCTGTGCTGACTCATCACTTCATCAGAAATCCTGTCAGGATGTTGGGAGACGCACAAGATCAGCCCGTCTCCATCGTAG ATTCCCCTGAAACATGGAGCGAAGTCAACACGCTGCGTCTGGCGTACAGCACGCCGAAG GAAGGGCAGGCGaagtacttcctgtttgctctgtCCAGTCGCAGGAGAGCCTACAGCCATTTCTACTGCCGCAGCAGCGACctg GAGATGAGCGGCTGGGTGTTTGGCTGCATGCACAAGAACGGTTCTTCATG TGCCCATGCGGTGGATCTCTCCCTGGGGACTGAGCTTCTGTCGCCGTACAAG GTCCTGGTCCTGACTCTGGCTGACCTGGCAGCCGTCACTCATCTGGTTGTTTCTGCCTCAAACCTCAACGGCAAACAG TTCACGGTGGAGTGCGAGTGGCAGAGACGAGCGTCCCAGACTCTGACTCTGCCGGTGACGCATGTCCTGTCCTCGG GTTTGACTGTGAGTGAGGCGACCGTCCCCTCCTCTGGACTGCTACACACCATCAGGCTGCTGCACTTCCACCAG GTCTACCAAGCCTTCAGGATCACTGTTGCCAGCCAGTGTAAAGCTCAGAAAG AAAGACTTCCTAACGTGTACGTCATGACTGTGCCCTGGTTTCGGGAGGACTCTTCCACCACGGTCGG CGTGCCCTCGCTGACCGAGATCTCAGGGATGCTCCACACCAGTCGTTCAGACAACAGCTCCgacgtcctcctgcagctccacacgGCCCCCAACTGCCAGTACAGG GTCTCTGTGAGGACTTCATTACCCAGAGTTCTGGGACAG ATTCTGAGGTTTTACGGTGCCGTTGTGCCAGTGTACACAGCTGTGACTCTCCTCCTGGCCTGTGGGGGGCAGTTGTCCTCCATCTTGGAGTCTGGAGTCGCACCAATGAGCCGGGCGGTGGGAAAAGGCCTGCAGCCCCACAAAATCAGCCTGACTGTTTATATTCTGCACTTCCTGCTCAG CTGTAGCTGGTTTCAAGAGATCTGGTCACTTTTCCACCTGCCCGTCATCGACGTCCTTCCTCCGACCACCCCGGATTTGACATTCAACCAGGACGCGGCGCCTCCCGAGACGTGGCGTCACATCGTGTCGCCGCTGCTCTACGTCTTTGGCGCAGCGGTGGCGTATTGGGGCAGCGCTCTCCTGCGCGTGGCCATACGACTGTTCTCGCTAACGTTAGCGCCCCTCCACAG GCCGTCCGTCTCCAGAGACTGCGGTACTCTGCGACCACGGACGCAGCTCCTCTTCGTTCTGGGTCTGGCTGTCATCGGGGGGACGTCCTGCTCCGCGTTAGCCATGTTCACCgtcttcctgctccacctgtACAGG GTCCTGAGGCTCCAGATGACGGAGAGGTCGCTGAGTCACATGTTGAATCTG GCACCGCAGAAGCACAAGGAGGCTGGGAACGGCACGGTGGGCAGGAGGTCTGAGGAATGTAACGGCGCCCCCCTTCTGTCCGAGTGTTCCCTGCAGGACGTGAGGGATGATTTGCAGCTGCACCTCTGCCTGTCGGCGCTCTTCACTCTTCCGCTCGTGCTCAACGCGCCGTCACTCATCCACTGGAGCCGTAACCTCAG GTATTCCAGGCAGCTGGATCCTGACCCCTGCTGGCCTCACATCGTGCCTTTGATCATCGTCTACATGCTGCTTATTAACGGCAACACCTTCAAACTCAGAAACAG taAACTCCTCCCTCTGGCCTCCCGTCTGCCGCTCCCATTGGCCGTCGCCGTGGCGACCTTCTGTCCACTGCATCTCTACAGAATCACCTACTTCCTGCTGGCGGCACTGGCGCCCCTGGCCCTGTGTGGTCTGCTCTGA
- the pgap1 gene encoding GPI inositol-deacylase isoform X3, with protein sequence MGGVVARALYTLPRFNPNLVSLIITQASPHLAPVLSFDPYLLDFYSAVRQRWVNQANKLRNVTVLSIGGGYRDYLVRSGLTSLPCSPKDPNKLSLVATAVPRTWVSTDHLSIVWCKELVLATVRAFFDLIDPETRQFTDNPEARLSVLTHHFIRNPVRMLGDAQDQPVSIVDSPETWSEVNTLRLAYSTPKEGQAKYFLFALSSRRRAYSHFYCRSSDLEMSGWVFGCMHKNGSSCAHAVDLSLGTELLSPYKVLVLTLADLAAVTHLVVSASNLNGKQFTVECEWQRRASQTLTLPVTHVLSSGLTVSEATVPSSGLLHTIRLLHFHQVYQAFRITVASQCKAQKERLPNVYVMTVPWFREDSSTTVGVPSLTEISGMLHTSRSDNSSDVLLQLHTAPNCQYRVSVRTSLPRVLGQILRFYGAVVPVYTAVTLLLACGGQLSSILESGVAPMSRAVGKGLQPHKISLTVYILHFLLSCSWFQEIWSLFHLPVIDVLPPTTPDLTFNQDAAPPETWRHIVSPLLYVFGAAVAYWGSALLRVAIRLFSLTLAPLHRPSVSRDCGTLRPRTQLLFVLGLAVIGGTSCSALAMFTVFLLHLYRVLRLQMTERSLSHMLNLAPQKHKEAGNGTVGRRSEECNGAPLLSECSLQDVRDDLQLHLCLSALFTLPLVLNAPSLIHWSRNLRYSRQLDPDPCWPHIVPLIIVYMLLINGNTFKLRNSKLLPLASRLPLPLAVAVATFCPLHLYRITYFLLAALAPLALCGLL encoded by the exons ATGGGAGGAGTGGTGGCCCGAGCTCTGTACACGTTACCTCGCTTCAACCCCAACCTGGTCAGCCTGATCATCACCCAGGCCTCCCCCCATCTGGCCCCTGTGCTGTCCTTTGACCCGTACCTGCTGG ATTTCTATTCAGCAGTGAGACAGAGGTGGGTGAACCAGGCCAATAAGCTCAGGAATGTCACAGTTCTGTCCATCGGGGGTGGTTACCGCGACTACCTGGTTCGCTCTGGCCTGACATCTCTGCCTTGTTCCCCCAAAGACCCCAACAAGTTGTCACTCGTG GCAACTGCAGTGCCCAGGACCTGGGTGTCCACGGACCATCTGTCCATTGTTTG GTGCAAAGAACTAGTTCTTGCTACTGTCAGGGCCTTCTTTGACCTCATCGATCCTGAAaccagacag TTTACAGATAATCCAGAGGCCAGACTGTCTGTGCTGACTCATCACTTCATCAGAAATCCTGTCAGGATGTTGGGAGACGCACAAGATCAGCCCGTCTCCATCGTAG ATTCCCCTGAAACATGGAGCGAAGTCAACACGCTGCGTCTGGCGTACAGCACGCCGAAG GAAGGGCAGGCGaagtacttcctgtttgctctgtCCAGTCGCAGGAGAGCCTACAGCCATTTCTACTGCCGCAGCAGCGACctg GAGATGAGCGGCTGGGTGTTTGGCTGCATGCACAAGAACGGTTCTTCATG TGCCCATGCGGTGGATCTCTCCCTGGGGACTGAGCTTCTGTCGCCGTACAAG GTCCTGGTCCTGACTCTGGCTGACCTGGCAGCCGTCACTCATCTGGTTGTTTCTGCCTCAAACCTCAACGGCAAACAG TTCACGGTGGAGTGCGAGTGGCAGAGACGAGCGTCCCAGACTCTGACTCTGCCGGTGACGCATGTCCTGTCCTCGG GTTTGACTGTGAGTGAGGCGACCGTCCCCTCCTCTGGACTGCTACACACCATCAGGCTGCTGCACTTCCACCAG GTCTACCAAGCCTTCAGGATCACTGTTGCCAGCCAGTGTAAAGCTCAGAAAG AAAGACTTCCTAACGTGTACGTCATGACTGTGCCCTGGTTTCGGGAGGACTCTTCCACCACGGTCGG CGTGCCCTCGCTGACCGAGATCTCAGGGATGCTCCACACCAGTCGTTCAGACAACAGCTCCgacgtcctcctgcagctccacacgGCCCCCAACTGCCAGTACAGG GTCTCTGTGAGGACTTCATTACCCAGAGTTCTGGGACAG ATTCTGAGGTTTTACGGTGCCGTTGTGCCAGTGTACACAGCTGTGACTCTCCTCCTGGCCTGTGGGGGGCAGTTGTCCTCCATCTTGGAGTCTGGAGTCGCACCAATGAGCCGGGCGGTGGGAAAAGGCCTGCAGCCCCACAAAATCAGCCTGACTGTTTATATTCTGCACTTCCTGCTCAG CTGTAGCTGGTTTCAAGAGATCTGGTCACTTTTCCACCTGCCCGTCATCGACGTCCTTCCTCCGACCACCCCGGATTTGACATTCAACCAGGACGCGGCGCCTCCCGAGACGTGGCGTCACATCGTGTCGCCGCTGCTCTACGTCTTTGGCGCAGCGGTGGCGTATTGGGGCAGCGCTCTCCTGCGCGTGGCCATACGACTGTTCTCGCTAACGTTAGCGCCCCTCCACAG GCCGTCCGTCTCCAGAGACTGCGGTACTCTGCGACCACGGACGCAGCTCCTCTTCGTTCTGGGTCTGGCTGTCATCGGGGGGACGTCCTGCTCCGCGTTAGCCATGTTCACCgtcttcctgctccacctgtACAGG GTCCTGAGGCTCCAGATGACGGAGAGGTCGCTGAGTCACATGTTGAATCTG GCACCGCAGAAGCACAAGGAGGCTGGGAACGGCACGGTGGGCAGGAGGTCTGAGGAATGTAACGGCGCCCCCCTTCTGTCCGAGTGTTCCCTGCAGGACGTGAGGGATGATTTGCAGCTGCACCTCTGCCTGTCGGCGCTCTTCACTCTTCCGCTCGTGCTCAACGCGCCGTCACTCATCCACTGGAGCCGTAACCTCAG GTATTCCAGGCAGCTGGATCCTGACCCCTGCTGGCCTCACATCGTGCCTTTGATCATCGTCTACATGCTGCTTATTAACGGCAACACCTTCAAACTCAGAAACAG taAACTCCTCCCTCTGGCCTCCCGTCTGCCGCTCCCATTGGCCGTCGCCGTGGCGACCTTCTGTCCACTGCATCTCTACAGAATCACCTACTTCCTGCTGGCGGCACTGGCGCCCCTGGCCCTGTGTGGTCTGCTCTGA